CCGCTATGCCGCTGTTGACGGCATTCATACCTTTTTTGCCTTGTTCGAAATCAAACTGCACCCGATCGTTCTCGCGAATTTCATGGATTAACCTGGTTGGGTGCACGAAAAGGTTTTCAATAGATAGTCCGGTGCCGCAGGAGTCTGACAAGCCGAAAAAAGCGCTGGGTATGCCAACCGGACAAGGACCTGTAAATTGACCTATAGCGTTCCTGGATAAGCAGCGGGAGCAACTATCATTTGAAGAGATGCTGTGCAGTGAGTCATGGCGAGGCCATCTGGGCGCATTGGTTAAGTGCGCGACATGTACTCTATCTGGTAACTTAACTTACTATCTCTCCAACAAACGCCGATGAACTTTCAAGAAGCCCAACCACTTGCCGCCCAGCGGCAGTCTCTCATTGGCACTGAAGATGCTTCGGCAGGGTTACGGTGATTGTTATTGTTCCAGCCAATCCGAAGAGTCAGAAAGAATTCATTTTTCACTTTAAAAGAGCTTCTGGTAATCTGGGAGCCATTTACCCGTAGGTTCACAATACTTGGAGGTTCAAGCGGTCTTAATCCACAGATCCTGGTCAGAAGGTTAGCATGCTAGATCGCTTTCTGCTACGTCAACTCTATCGGGAATGCGGATGGCTGTGGAGGAGTAAACGACGTAATTACCAGTACAGTGGCGCGTACCCAAGCGACAGTTACAAGGGGCAGTAACCTTCCTCAACCCTATTGGTGGTAGACATACCCTATTGATCAGGAAAGTAGACGCGGAAGGTAGTGCCTACCTGAGGCTGGCTCTCTACTTCAATAGTTCCGCCAACGTTTTCTATCATTTTCCGGATCATGTACAACCCAATGCCCGATCCTTCGATGTGGTCGTGAAAGCGGCGAAACATGGAGAAAAGCTTGGCTACTTGGACCTCAGTCATGCCCAAGCCATTGTCTTCTACCGCCAAGCTATAGTACTGCTTGCTTGGTTTTCCGTGGATGCGAATCAGCGGCACCCGCGCGGGCGAGCGATATTTCAGGCTGTTGCTCAGTAAATTATAGACGACGCTTCGAGCATTCTTTTTTGAAAAGCGTATCAAGGCTGGATCGGCAATATCGATTTCGATCTGCGCACCGACCGCTTGGCGTTGTGGCTCCAGATCAAGCCACACTTCCTGAATCACTTCTCTGAGGTCCACGGTAACGATTTCTCCGTTGTACTCTTTCTGTAGCTTGATTACATCATTCAGGTTATCTATCGTTTTCTTAAACCGTTCTACCGACTCTTGCATAAGGGTCGTAATGTGTTGGGTGCGCGATGAGGTAGGAAGTTCCTGTTTTAAATGGCGGATCAACACATACAGCAGACCTTCAATGTTTGCAATGGGAGTCTTCAAATCATGTGAAGCAGTATAAATAAAATTGTCCAGATCCGAATTGACGTGGAGAAGTTGTTGGTTCGAGGCAGCTAGATCTTCGTTGGCGGCCTGCAATTCCTCATTGGTGGTAGCAAGCTCTTCTGCCAGGGTCTGAAGCGCTTGCTTGGCCTGACGCTGGTCTTGCAAGTCGGTAAAGGTCCCCATCCATTGGGTGATCGTGCCTTCCTCGTTGCGTTGCGGAAGTGCACGGATCAGTTGCCACCGGTACATGCCATCGGCCCGCTTTACCCGCGCCTCCACCTGGTAGGGAGCGCCGGTGCGTAACGCCTGCGTCCACCGCTGGTACAGATTCGTAAGGTCTTCAGGGTGAACGGCTTTGATCCATCCTTCTCCGGTGGAATGCTCCTCATCATAGCCGGAGTAGTTGTACCATTGCTGACTGAAGTAGTTCAGGTATCCATCCGGCATGGCCGTCCAGATCATTTGGGGAATGGATTCGGTTAACAGGCGAAAGCGCTGCGCGCTTTCCTCCATTTGCTGCTGCGCCAAAACCGATTCGGTGATGTCTGTGACGAGGGTATAAAACCCTACTACCTCACCTGCCTGCACGTCCGGCACGTAGCTGGTTCGGATGTATTTGGTAAAATCGTCCCGGTATGGCATGCGGGCTTCAAAGTCCAGCCGTTCGCCTGCCAGGGCGCGTCTAATGTAGTCTTTCACGCCTGCGTACGCCTGCTCGCCTACGACCTTACGAACGGGTCGTCCCAATAGGGTAGCAGGGTCCTGATGAAACCAGGCTTGGTAAGCGCGGTTGGCAAAGCGGTATTTTTCCTCGCGATCCAGGTAGCCGATCAAAACCGGCATGGCATCGGTAAGGAGTCGTAGTTGGTGAGCACTGGTCACCGCGCGCCGATGTGCCTCCAGTTGCTCGGTTACCTCATGCATGAGTACCGTACGGTAGTGTCCCTTCTCTTCCAAAGGAAGGGGTTTTAAGGTGATCTCTACGTACCGATTTGTCTCGTCCAGGGCAAAGTACTGCCTGTTTTGAGTAGCGGTGTGCGCCTGCAAAAATGTCCGCAATTCCTTCTGTGTTGCGTTAGGAAAAAGTTTCCAAAGCGTTTTGCCCAACAAGTTACGTTCGCTGGTACCCAGCAGGCCTACCGCAAAGGGATTTAAGGAAAGGATCTCTTCGTACTTGCCGAGCAGAAGGATGCCGATGGGCGCTTCTTCAAAAGCCTGATAAGCAAAGTCTGCTTTAATGCGTTCAGCATTAGGGTAGGCTGGCAGGGAGAGGTTGGGGAGGGAAGCTTTGAGGCGCACATAATTGCGTCGCTGCGCGGTTCGTGCCAGATGGGTTTTCACCATAGCGGCCAGCCCAGCTTTTCCCGCACTGGAGATACTGGCTAGCGAGGGGCCTATTCCCGGTGCCAACTGTAGCGCCTGTTGTACGCGCGGATACGACAAGGGGTCGCTCATCAGCAGAATTGAAAGATGAGGATCCGTCCGTTGCACCTGCTGAGCCAAACGAATGGGGTTGTCAGTGTGCTCCCCAATTAACAGCAGGTCAACCGACGGGGAGACAGCCCGGCCGGCCATCAGTTCCGCTTCAGTTACCTCCAGAAATTGGACGGAAGCCAGCGCCGGATCGGCCTGCAGCATGTGCAGTAGTTCGCGGGGAAAGCTTGTATAGAGAAGAATCATTCAATCACCGAGCAAGGGCTGATCCAACAAGGCACGACCAATCCAGGTGTAGAGTAAATCCGTGGTAGGCGACATGACGTGAGCAGCTCGCGCATCCCGCAGCAGCACATCGAAAGCGGAATCCTCCCGGTATGCGCTGCCACCGGCCAGCGTCATGGCTTCGTTGACTACTTCGACGGCACAATGGGCTACTTCGGCCTTGGCTGCCAAGAGCGACATCACGGCCCCAGCCCCCTGCGCATCGCCCTGACGAGCGGCATGGTAAAGGAGTTGGCGCGTCCGTTCCACCTTTGCCCAGAGTGTCCCTAATCGATGTTGCAGAAGCGGGACCTGATGCAAGGAAAGACCACTGTGGCTGTAATGGCGTTGCATGAGGTGATGGCGTACCCGATCCAGAGCCGCCTGGGCCAGCCCCAGATAGGTACCAGCCATTGCGGTTAAAAAGTAGGGCGCGACCACTTGAAAAATATACCAGAGCTGGTCGCCGCGTTCGCCCAAGAGATGCCAAGCGGGAATCGTCACCTGATGCAGGGTGAGGCTGCGGGAGGAATTACCGCGCATGCCTATCCCGTTCCAGGCGGGTCCCCAATCCAGCCCTGCTGCGCATTTCTCTACGATCGCGCAGGAGAACTGGTGAAAACCCGCCTCCGGCTCCACGCCAACGGTAGAGACGACGTAGGAGTCGGCGTGGCCTCCGTTGGTCACGAATGTTTTTTGCCCTTCCAGTTGAAATTCATCGGGCGAAACGGCCAACAGCTGGGTTTGAGGATAGTAGAAATGAGCTCCGGTTCCCGGTTCGCTCAGGGCCAGGGTGGTCAAGTGAAGGCCCTGGGCGATGGGTTCTAAAAACGCTTTCTTTTGTCGTGGGGAGGCTTTCGCGGCCATCACGGCGGCTCCCACCCCGTGCATACCGAAACACAGTGCAGTAGAAGCCGATACCTGCCCGATAACTTCGCAGGCTTGTCCCAACGCATACAGTCCTTGTCCCCATCCGCCGCATTCCTGAGGAACGACCAGGCCAGTTAGCCTTTCTTGTTGCAGAAGCCGCATGCTTTTCTCCGGCCAACGCGCTTCCTGGTCAACCCGAGGGGCTTCTTCGGCA
The Catalinimonas alkaloidigena genome window above contains:
- a CDS encoding PAS domain-containing sensor histidine kinase is translated as MILLYTSFPRELLHMLQADPALASVQFLEVTEAELMAGRAVSPSVDLLLIGEHTDNPIRLAQQVQRTDPHLSILLMSDPLSYPRVQQALQLAPGIGPSLASISSAGKAGLAAMVKTHLARTAQRRNYVRLKASLPNLSLPAYPNAERIKADFAYQAFEEAPIGILLLGKYEEILSLNPFAVGLLGTSERNLLGKTLWKLFPNATQKELRTFLQAHTATQNRQYFALDETNRYVEITLKPLPLEEKGHYRTVLMHEVTEQLEAHRRAVTSAHQLRLLTDAMPVLIGYLDREEKYRFANRAYQAWFHQDPATLLGRPVRKVVGEQAYAGVKDYIRRALAGERLDFEARMPYRDDFTKYIRTSYVPDVQAGEVVGFYTLVTDITESVLAQQQMEESAQRFRLLTESIPQMIWTAMPDGYLNYFSQQWYNYSGYDEEHSTGEGWIKAVHPEDLTNLYQRWTQALRTGAPYQVEARVKRADGMYRWQLIRALPQRNEEGTITQWMGTFTDLQDQRQAKQALQTLAEELATTNEELQAANEDLAASNQQLLHVNSDLDNFIYTASHDLKTPIANIEGLLYVLIRHLKQELPTSSRTQHITTLMQESVERFKKTIDNLNDVIKLQKEYNGEIVTVDLREVIQEVWLDLEPQRQAVGAQIEIDIADPALIRFSKKNARSVVYNLLSNSLKYRSPARVPLIRIHGKPSKQYYSLAVEDNGLGMTEVQVAKLFSMFRRFHDHIEGSGIGLYMIRKMIENVGGTIEVESQPQVGTTFRVYFPDQ
- a CDS encoding acyl-CoA dehydrogenase family protein, encoding MPLDKLLSKFRTLAEGIIAEEAPRVDQEARWPEKSMRLLQQERLTGLVVPQECGGWGQGLYALGQACEVIGQVSASTALCFGMHGVGAAVMAAKASPRQKKAFLEPIAQGLHLTTLALSEPGTGAHFYYPQTQLLAVSPDEFQLEGQKTFVTNGGHADSYVVSTVGVEPEAGFHQFSCAIVEKCAAGLDWGPAWNGIGMRGNSSRSLTLHQVTIPAWHLLGERGDQLWYIFQVVAPYFLTAMAGTYLGLAQAALDRVRHHLMQRHYSHSGLSLHQVPLLQHRLGTLWAKVERTRQLLYHAARQGDAQGAGAVMSLLAAKAEVAHCAVEVVNEAMTLAGGSAYREDSAFDVLLRDARAAHVMSPTTDLLYTWIGRALLDQPLLGD